One genomic segment of Anguilla anguilla isolate fAngAng1 chromosome 2, fAngAng1.pri, whole genome shotgun sequence includes these proteins:
- the LOC118221872 gene encoding regulator of G-protein signaling 17-like isoform X4, with amino-acid sequence MTFQPRSSNRVEMRKRQQSHTEGPLQAPGHPRPNTCCLCWSGCCKCPWHPTLEEVIAWSRSFEKMMYTQEGRAIFGEFLRSEYSEENLLFWLACEDLKQEKNLPVISEKARIIYEDYVSILSPKEVSLDSRVRENINKHLAEPSSELYQEAQLQIYTLMQRDSFPRFLNSSIYRKLVDSKSSTHLET; translated from the exons ATGACTTTTCAG CCCCGAAGTTCAAACCGAGTTGAAATGAGAAAGCGGCAGCAGTCACACACTGAAGGACCCCTTCAGGCACCTGGCCACCCAAGGCCCAATACCTGCTGCTTGTGCTGGAGTGGCTGCTGCAAATGCCCCTG GCATCCCACATTGGAAGAGGTCATAGCGTGGTCACGCAGCTTTGAGAAAATGATGTATACCCAAGAAGGCAGGGCGATCTTCGGGGAATTCCTGCGCTCTGAGTACAGTGAAGAGAACCTGCTTTTCTGGCTGGCCTGTGAAGACTTGAAGCAGGAGAAGAACCTGCCTGTGATCAGTGAGAAGGCCAGAATCATTTATGAGGATTATGTTTCCATACTTTCTCCAAAAGAG GTCAGCCTTGATTCGCGAGTCCGAGAAAACATCAATAAGCACCTGGCAGAGCCCAGCAGTGAGCTCTATCAGGAGGCCCAGTTACAGATCTACACCCTGATGCAGAGAGACTCCTTTCCCCGCTTTCTCAACTCCTCCATTTATAGGAAGCTCGTGGACAGCAAGAGCAGTACACATTTGGAAACTTGA
- the LOC118221872 gene encoding regulator of G-protein signaling 17-like isoform X2, translating into MTFQPRSSNRVEMRKRQQSHTEGPLQAPGHPRPNTCCLCWSGCCKCPWNEDRVGRTEQQTCTKMDSIEATNEQHPTLEEVIAWSRSFEKMMYTQEGRAIFGEFLRSEYSEENLLFWLACEDLKQEKNLPVISEKARIIYEDYVSILSPKEVSLDSRVRENINKHLAEPSSELYQEAQLQIYTLMQRDSFPRFLNSSIYRKLVDSKSSTHLET; encoded by the exons ATGACTTTTCAG CCCCGAAGTTCAAACCGAGTTGAAATGAGAAAGCGGCAGCAGTCACACACTGAAGGACCCCTTCAGGCACCTGGCCACCCAAGGCCCAATACCTGCTGCTTGTGCTGGAGTGGCTGCTGCAAATGCCCCTG GAATGAAGACAGGGTGGGTCGCACTGAACAGCAGACGTGTACTAAAATGGACAGTATTGAAGCGACAAACGAGCA GCATCCCACATTGGAAGAGGTCATAGCGTGGTCACGCAGCTTTGAGAAAATGATGTATACCCAAGAAGGCAGGGCGATCTTCGGGGAATTCCTGCGCTCTGAGTACAGTGAAGAGAACCTGCTTTTCTGGCTGGCCTGTGAAGACTTGAAGCAGGAGAAGAACCTGCCTGTGATCAGTGAGAAGGCCAGAATCATTTATGAGGATTATGTTTCCATACTTTCTCCAAAAGAG GTCAGCCTTGATTCGCGAGTCCGAGAAAACATCAATAAGCACCTGGCAGAGCCCAGCAGTGAGCTCTATCAGGAGGCCCAGTTACAGATCTACACCCTGATGCAGAGAGACTCCTTTCCCCGCTTTCTCAACTCCTCCATTTATAGGAAGCTCGTGGACAGCAAGAGCAGTACACATTTGGAAACTTGA
- the LOC118221872 gene encoding regulator of G-protein signaling 17-like isoform X3, translating into MRKRQQSHTEGPLQAPGHPRPNTCCLCWSGCCKCPWNEDRVGRTEQQTCTKMDSIEATNEQHPTLEEVIAWSRSFEKMMYTQEGRAIFGEFLRSEYSEENLLFWLACEDLKQEKNLPVISEKARIIYEDYVSILSPKEVSLDSRVRENINKHLAEPSSELYQEAQLQIYTLMQRDSFPRFLNSSIYRKLVDSKSSTHLET; encoded by the exons ATGAGAAAGCGGCAGCAGTCACACACTGAAGGACCCCTTCAGGCACCTGGCCACCCAAGGCCCAATACCTGCTGCTTGTGCTGGAGTGGCTGCTGCAAATGCCCCTG GAATGAAGACAGGGTGGGTCGCACTGAACAGCAGACGTGTACTAAAATGGACAGTATTGAAGCGACAAACGAGCA GCATCCCACATTGGAAGAGGTCATAGCGTGGTCACGCAGCTTTGAGAAAATGATGTATACCCAAGAAGGCAGGGCGATCTTCGGGGAATTCCTGCGCTCTGAGTACAGTGAAGAGAACCTGCTTTTCTGGCTGGCCTGTGAAGACTTGAAGCAGGAGAAGAACCTGCCTGTGATCAGTGAGAAGGCCAGAATCATTTATGAGGATTATGTTTCCATACTTTCTCCAAAAGAG GTCAGCCTTGATTCGCGAGTCCGAGAAAACATCAATAAGCACCTGGCAGAGCCCAGCAGTGAGCTCTATCAGGAGGCCCAGTTACAGATCTACACCCTGATGCAGAGAGACTCCTTTCCCCGCTTTCTCAACTCCTCCATTTATAGGAAGCTCGTGGACAGCAAGAGCAGTACACATTTGGAAACTTGA